In the Myxococcus guangdongensis genome, one interval contains:
- a CDS encoding serine hydrolase domain-containing protein, translating to MNQLSVAIAGMTLVLAACKTAGSVPARDIPTAMNQAATALLQERLLHSTSIAVVYRGEEFILHRGELETGKSNPPDDATLYEIGSVSKTFAGLLLANAVLEGKATLDDPIQKYLPSAYPNLQSNGEPVRLRHLLTHTSGLPGMLPLQVNEVLKDFTEHATPAKLNAAYAGYGQQQFWQDLHAVSIQGPLGKDYAYSSAGTELVAHTLERIYGAPYESLLAEFLSREAGMRDTWLRLSAQDISRLAPGYHSDNPVITTPMPLLPWGAAGNLKATMPEMLKYLRLQLSAHPAVAESHKSLVRFEEDFRIGYFWNIGQNSQLGTHYVHHGGVPRAQSYAFIVPKYQLGVFIITNQSGDATAKAMEGALAHIFDVVESMQRR from the coding sequence ATGAATCAACTCTCCGTAGCCATTGCTGGAATGACGCTGGTGCTGGCCGCGTGCAAGACGGCTGGCTCTGTGCCCGCACGCGATATTCCCACGGCAATGAACCAGGCCGCGACAGCCCTGCTTCAGGAAAGGCTGCTGCACTCGACCTCGATCGCGGTGGTCTATCGCGGCGAGGAGTTCATCCTGCATCGAGGTGAGCTGGAGACCGGCAAGTCCAATCCGCCCGACGATGCGACGCTCTATGAAATCGGTTCGGTCAGCAAGACCTTCGCCGGCCTGCTGTTGGCAAACGCCGTGCTCGAAGGCAAGGCGACTCTCGACGACCCGATACAAAAGTATCTACCGTCCGCGTATCCGAACTTGCAGTCGAACGGCGAGCCTGTCCGTCTGCGCCATCTGCTCACGCACACCAGCGGCTTGCCGGGGATGTTGCCACTGCAAGTCAATGAGGTGTTGAAGGACTTCACCGAGCATGCCACCCCTGCAAAGCTCAATGCCGCCTATGCAGGCTACGGGCAGCAGCAATTCTGGCAGGACCTGCACGCCGTCAGCATCCAGGGCCCGCTCGGCAAGGACTATGCGTATTCGAGCGCGGGCACCGAGTTGGTCGCGCACACGCTCGAGAGAATCTACGGAGCCCCCTACGAATCGTTGCTCGCGGAGTTCTTGTCCCGGGAAGCCGGCATGCGCGATACATGGCTTCGCCTGTCTGCCCAGGACATCAGCCGGCTGGCGCCCGGCTACCACAGCGACAACCCGGTCATCACCACGCCGATGCCACTGCTGCCCTGGGGCGCCGCGGGAAACTTGAAGGCGACGATGCCGGAGATGCTCAAGTACCTGCGCTTGCAGTTGAGCGCCCATCCAGCGGTGGCCGAGTCGCACAAGTCGCTGGTGCGCTTCGAAGAGGACTTCCGCATCGGCTATTTCTGGAACATCGGCCAGAACAGCCAGTTGGGCACCCACTACGTGCATCACGGCGGCGTGCCGCGCGCGCAAAGCTATGCCTTCATCGTGCCGAAGTACCAGCTGGGGGTGTTCATCATCACCAACCAGAGCGGCGATGCCACCGCGAAGGCCATGGAGGGCGCGTTGGCGCACATCTTCGACGTGGTTGAGTCCATGCAGCGCCGCTGA
- a CDS encoding condensation domain-containing protein has protein sequence MTTAFPMSFAQQRLCFLHRMDPTGAAHATVRCHRVTGPLDSRALREALDVLVARHEPLRTVFPLGTQQQVSEAGHAHVRVLEVATEAEALRLAYEEAARPFDLEQGPLLRLTVMQLTPRTHFLVLAVHLLAADGTSLQVFTEELALAYRAALAGQSAVLPELPVQYVDWAAWQREQLTAERRESLSRWWREQLSGVPLFLDLVPPRPVLGRGRRMHRVLPAGVAEGVRALASAERQTVFTVLAAACGRVLGHRAGREQVLLGLAVANRDLPEVERVLGFFVDTVVLQVDLRGDVDLRALLTRVASATAAAYAHKDLPFEQLVADLRPPRDPTRSPVVQVNFAYHPVGTAGALALHDCEVTELLLDLPSAKFELTVRVEERSDGAFTVWAEYDESLFDSVFIEGLLAAHEEVLRAATPDARASLPRSPPEGRERHLSRIFADVLRVASVAPDDDFFLRGGHSLQLVEVAVRIRNEMGQDLSLRELYQHPTVAGIAARLDRTGAP, from the coding sequence ATGACGACCGCGTTCCCGATGTCGTTCGCCCAGCAGCGATTGTGCTTCCTGCACCGGATGGACCCCACCGGCGCGGCCCACGCCACCGTTCGCTGCCACCGTGTCACCGGGCCCCTGGATTCACGAGCCCTGCGGGAGGCCCTGGACGTGCTGGTGGCCCGGCACGAGCCTCTGCGCACCGTCTTCCCGCTGGGGACGCAGCAGCAGGTCTCCGAGGCCGGGCACGCGCATGTGCGCGTCCTGGAGGTCGCGACAGAAGCCGAGGCCCTGCGACTCGCGTACGAGGAGGCGGCTCGGCCGTTCGACCTGGAGCAGGGTCCCTTGCTGCGGCTCACCGTGATGCAACTGACGCCCCGGACGCACTTCCTCGTCCTCGCCGTGCACCTGCTGGCGGCGGACGGCACCTCGCTCCAGGTGTTCACCGAGGAGCTGGCCCTCGCATATCGCGCGGCGCTCGCGGGGCAGTCCGCGGTCCTGCCCGAGCTGCCCGTGCAGTACGTGGACTGGGCCGCATGGCAGCGCGAGCAGCTCACCGCCGAGCGGCGCGAGTCGCTGTCGCGCTGGTGGAGGGAGCAGCTGTCGGGGGTCCCCCTGTTCCTGGACCTCGTCCCTCCGCGTCCCGTGCTGGGGCGGGGACGGCGCATGCATCGGGTGCTGCCCGCTGGCGTCGCCGAGGGGGTGCGTGCCCTCGCGAGCGCCGAGCGGCAGACGGTGTTCACGGTGCTGGCCGCGGCGTGCGGCAGGGTGCTCGGGCACCGGGCGGGACGCGAGCAGGTGCTGCTCGGACTGGCCGTGGCGAACCGGGACCTGCCCGAGGTCGAGCGGGTGCTCGGGTTCTTCGTCGACACCGTGGTGCTCCAGGTGGACCTGCGCGGCGACGTCGACCTCCGCGCGCTGCTCACCCGGGTGGCGTCGGCCACGGCGGCGGCCTATGCGCACAAGGACCTGCCCTTCGAGCAGCTCGTGGCGGACCTGCGCCCGCCGAGAGACCCGACGCGGTCCCCCGTCGTCCAGGTCAACTTCGCCTACCATCCCGTGGGCACGGCGGGCGCCCTGGCATTGCACGACTGCGAGGTGACGGAGCTTCTGCTGGACCTCCCCTCCGCGAAGTTCGAGCTCACCGTTCGGGTGGAGGAGCGCTCTGACGGCGCGTTCACCGTGTGGGCCGAATACGATGAGAGTCTCTTCGATTCGGTGTTCATCGAAGGGCTGCTCGCGGCCCACGAAGAAGTCCTGCGGGCGGCGACTCCCGATGCGCGTGCATCGCTTCCACGCTCGCCGCCGGAGGGGAGGGAACGACACCTCAGCCGCATCTTCGCGGACGTGCTGAGGGTTGCCTCGGTCGCTCCGGACGACGACTTCTTCCTGCGCGGCGGCCACTCCTTGCAACTCGTCGAAGTCGCGGTCCGCATCCGGAATGAAATGGGCCAGGACCTCAGCTTGCGTGAGCTGTACCAGCATCCCACCGTGGCGGGCATCGCCGCCCGGCTCGACCGGACAGGCGCACCCTGA
- a CDS encoding cytochrome P450: MRPSYPFPKDWSLPLEPPAEYERLRQEAPVCPVKLWDGNTSWLVSRYSDVLTVLGDPRWVADSTLPGFPHLSPASAARQGRPLAFFLRPDAEYRAQRAMLVQEFMPRRMEALRPRIQATVDAALDAMLAGPKPADLMSAFALPVALQVIGDLLGVPRDGAEDLHGLSRTVGSRASSREEARAALTALDDFFLRCVEANLREPGDTLIGRVVTEQVATGKLSPPDAASLFHALYYAGHGPSAYMFGLGTLALLLNPEQLASFREMEDPAAITAAVQELLRFVNVSHLARQRVATADVTVGGQLIRAGEGVLAQPDSANRDGTVFEAPDRLDLHREAHRNFAFGHGIHLCTGRALALIEFEVVFKTLFQRIPTLRLAVPLEEIRFKKDENLLGVHALPLTW; the protein is encoded by the coding sequence ATGCGCCCTTCCTATCCCTTCCCCAAGGACTGGAGCCTCCCGCTGGAGCCTCCCGCTGAGTACGAGCGGCTGCGGCAGGAGGCCCCGGTGTGCCCCGTGAAGTTGTGGGACGGAAACACGTCGTGGCTGGTGAGCCGCTACTCCGACGTGTTGACGGTGCTGGGAGACCCTCGGTGGGTCGCGGACTCCACGCTGCCGGGGTTCCCGCACCTGTCGCCCGCGTCCGCGGCACGACAGGGCAGGCCGCTGGCCTTCTTCCTCCGCCCGGATGCGGAGTACCGGGCGCAGCGGGCCATGCTCGTGCAGGAGTTCATGCCCCGGCGGATGGAGGCCCTGCGGCCACGCATCCAGGCCACCGTGGACGCGGCGCTCGACGCGATGCTGGCGGGCCCGAAGCCCGCGGACCTGATGTCGGCGTTCGCGCTCCCCGTGGCCCTGCAAGTGATTGGCGACCTGCTCGGCGTGCCTCGGGACGGCGCCGAGGACCTGCATGGCCTCAGTCGGACCGTTGGCTCCCGTGCGTCCTCCCGCGAGGAGGCGAGGGCGGCCCTGACGGCGCTGGATGACTTCTTCCTGCGGTGTGTGGAGGCGAACCTGCGTGAGCCTGGGGACACGCTCATCGGTCGCGTCGTCACGGAGCAGGTCGCGACGGGGAAGCTGAGCCCGCCGGATGCGGCCTCCCTGTTCCACGCGCTGTACTACGCCGGGCACGGACCCTCGGCGTACATGTTCGGGCTGGGGACGTTGGCGCTGCTCCTCAACCCCGAGCAGCTCGCGAGTTTCAGGGAGATGGAGGACCCCGCCGCCATCACCGCGGCGGTCCAGGAGCTCCTGCGCTTCGTCAACGTCTCGCATCTTGCCCGGCAGCGCGTCGCCACGGCGGATGTCACCGTGGGCGGCCAGCTCATCCGCGCGGGCGAGGGGGTCCTCGCGCAGCCGGACTCCGCCAACCGCGATGGCACGGTCTTCGAGGCGCCGGACCGCCTGGACCTCCACCGGGAGGCGCACCGCAATTTCGCCTTCGGCCATGGCATCCACCTGTGCACCGGGCGCGCGCTGGCCCTCATCGAGTTCGAGGTGGTGTTCAAGACGCTCTTCCAGCGCATCCCCACGTTGCGGCTGGCCGTGCCGCTGGAGGAGATCCGCTTCAAGAAGGACGAGAACCTGCTCGGCGTGCACGCGCTGCCGCTCACCTGGTGA
- a CDS encoding CapA family protein: protein MASNNSTHPGGPGLSIFAVGDVFVDRDDPGTAFSSAGDVLRAGDVVFGNCEGVFSDDIHRAPSAGSAVTAPAANAAPLAKAGFDIMSLANNHSLDGGHAALLSMRRTLADLDIATVGAGANLAEATAPVYLERDGRRLAFLAFSSVFPYGYEARPAIPGLAPFRAHTRYTPVELTSWSPGMAPVVSTEPLVEDQKVFLRSLAEARAKADIVFVSFHWGDATVPFSLTDHERRTARLAIDHGADVVVGHHHHMLRGVEFHAGKPIFYGLGHYVFDLPNLPERLAKDGYLGVGRPEEMAAWARRFGEYMIRPREGYPLLPFHPDSRMTGAAVIHLAPDGRIRAGFLPAVINPANEPIHVSADSDEGRRVVAYLERCCAAEQLPTKLVAPRPDSGLPASCIEFVSTATD, encoded by the coding sequence GTGGCCTCGAACAACAGCACGCATCCGGGTGGACCTGGGCTGTCGATATTCGCCGTGGGCGATGTCTTCGTGGACCGCGACGACCCGGGGACGGCCTTCTCCTCGGCCGGCGACGTCCTGCGCGCAGGTGACGTCGTCTTCGGCAACTGCGAGGGCGTCTTCAGCGACGACATCCACCGTGCCCCCAGCGCCGGCTCGGCCGTCACCGCGCCCGCGGCGAACGCCGCCCCCTTGGCGAAGGCGGGCTTCGACATCATGTCCCTGGCCAACAATCACAGTCTCGACGGGGGACACGCCGCGCTCCTGTCCATGCGCCGGACCCTGGCCGACCTGGACATCGCCACGGTGGGCGCGGGCGCGAACCTCGCGGAGGCCACCGCGCCCGTGTATCTGGAGCGCGATGGGAGACGGCTCGCCTTCCTGGCCTTCAGCTCCGTGTTCCCCTACGGCTATGAGGCGCGCCCGGCCATCCCGGGGCTCGCGCCCTTCCGTGCACATACCCGCTACACGCCCGTGGAGTTGACCTCCTGGAGTCCGGGCATGGCCCCCGTGGTGAGCACCGAGCCGCTGGTCGAGGACCAGAAGGTGTTCCTCCGCAGCCTGGCCGAAGCCCGCGCGAAAGCAGACATCGTCTTCGTCAGCTTCCACTGGGGTGACGCCACCGTTCCGTTCTCGCTGACCGACCATGAACGACGGACGGCCAGGCTCGCCATCGACCACGGGGCCGACGTCGTCGTGGGTCACCATCACCACATGCTCCGCGGTGTCGAGTTCCATGCCGGCAAACCCATCTTCTACGGCCTGGGACACTATGTGTTCGACCTGCCGAACCTGCCCGAGCGACTCGCGAAGGACGGGTACCTGGGCGTGGGACGGCCCGAGGAGATGGCGGCCTGGGCTCGCAGGTTCGGCGAGTACATGATTCGCCCACGGGAAGGCTACCCATTGCTGCCATTCCACCCGGATTCGAGGATGACGGGCGCGGCGGTGATTCACCTCGCGCCGGACGGGCGCATCCGCGCCGGCTTCCTGCCCGCGGTCATCAATCCCGCCAACGAGCCGATCCACGTGTCCGCGGACAGCGACGAAGGCAGGCGGGTGGTCGCCTATCTCGAACGCTGCTGCGCGGCCGAGCAGCTCCCCACGAAGCTCGTCGCCCCTCGGCCCGACTCCGGACTGCCCGCCTCGTGCATCGAGTTCGTCTCGACCGCGACCGACTGA
- a CDS encoding non-ribosomal peptide synthetase — MPPTPPSALVTGTEYERLLASLRLKRPWALEGHTPEEVRGALDGAAQAARAQGGRVDHGPWRSVVDVIAEQCRRHADRVALCDGASEISYARLEERTGALAASLRARGIGRGDVVAVVLERGAAFIELAIAIWRVGAAYLPLAPSHPQAWREDIVRRVGAALVVGAPASQVPGVPFLESGADVGEGRVEDTALVPEDLAYIICTSGSTGEPKLVMTEHRGVANLVHAQRDFLGALGPDTRVLQFFHPSFDASLFDLLMALPNGGRLETLDASPLSGAPLAQVLVDRRITHAVLPATVLRTLQPGGFSDLQVVMSTGDVCLPETARQWCAHHRFVNGYGPTEVTVASTLHAVQAVEAERVPIGRPLSNDHVVILDEHLRLVPDGVAGELCIGGEGVGRGYLGRPELTAERFIPDAFGPVPGGRLYRSGDWGRWLPDGTLEFLGRRDDQVKVRGARIELGQVEAALAALPDVRDAVALIDDTRERLLGYVMPVPGASLSGDAVRAELRRRLPGYLVPDVVVVVEAWPLNTSGKVDRARLPRPPREERTDYVPPESPGEVALATIAAALLGMERVGRDDNLFELGGHSLFATQLVARVRRVLGAQLELSEVLQTPTVARLAARLQGARGGVDLGPRRGAAGMALTPSFGQERVWLMHKLNPDARAYHTQAVFRLEGALDLAALQASLTDIVRRHDVMRSRFPEVDGELRCELEAPWEVELPLQDLSGVDEALLDNRVAEAVRDAVQAPFALAEGRPFRWRLLRLSAREHLFVHVEHHIVHDGWSFNVFVRELLNGYAEHVRHGQVRRPALAVQYSDYARWQREWVGTEAAEAQRRFWRQELEGAQTLLQLPRRVAPHGRRFRGVAPRVELDGELARRLQALADRNNTSLFTTLLCAFFVLLHRYTGSQDVLVGSSVANRRWQDTEGMLGMFINTVVLRGRLEGDPSFEAFLARMRRTTLEVYDHQELPYEQIFAQSPARHQGGFNPLIQTMFNFHDSSLGTLEASPLDVSFVEGLGNGSAKFELSVVAVPLYAEPGHIQRLAGDVVSIPRSEAPVRSSPRACLSGILLSWEFDSDLFEDFFITGMLSAYQQVLRSIVDAPDTRVSRLSLLSDADRRALVSVGARQEAPSYRVHDVFAQWARHAPDAPAVRSGDHVLTYAGLARRAEHLAHHLRDLGVGQEALVAVCIPRSEELVVAQLGVLMAGAAFLSLDPGAPAAWLEPLMQEAGARALVTTAALEGRLEGLPTVVLGALPPASSGRLPEGSPSDLAYVLYTSGSTGRAKGVQIEHHSVVSLLHRTALAEDLGPGKTMLAMASVTFDISVLEVWGALLNGAAVHFLPAGWDVPGLARCLVEQRITHAVIAPVVLPRLAADAPEAFAALDRVVVGGDVFPVEAFRALQREGFTKVTNGYGPTEATVMVSGHRLDDGVDAEATHVPIGRPLFNTDLVVLDAHGQVAPPGAVGELCIGGAGVARGYRDQPGLTAERFVPDPFGTQPGARLYRSGDLARWLPGGVIEFLGRRDEQVKVRGVRVELAEVRAALSAHPGVVDALARVDSRGGEARLVGYVVARGAGAVSAQAVREDLARRVPAHLVPSEVIVLESWPLTANGKVDASRLPTTDRRPDAPYTAPRTETEVRVAAVVSELLGVSRVDVHESLLALGMHSLQAMRLASRLSRMVGREVGLATILTGPTLAQLAHALAEAPVAKPTIKRLPRG; from the coding sequence TTGCCCCCGACGCCCCCGTCCGCCCTGGTGACAGGAACCGAGTATGAACGCCTGCTCGCGAGCCTCCGGCTGAAGCGTCCCTGGGCGCTGGAGGGACACACCCCGGAGGAGGTCCGCGGGGCGCTGGATGGCGCGGCGCAGGCGGCCCGCGCGCAAGGTGGACGGGTCGACCATGGTCCGTGGCGCTCGGTCGTGGACGTCATCGCCGAGCAGTGCCGGCGCCATGCCGACCGCGTCGCGCTCTGCGATGGTGCCTCTGAAATCTCCTATGCGCGGCTGGAGGAGCGGACGGGAGCCCTGGCCGCGAGCCTGCGAGCCCGGGGCATCGGACGCGGAGACGTGGTCGCGGTGGTGCTGGAGCGAGGCGCGGCCTTCATCGAGCTCGCCATCGCCATCTGGCGCGTGGGCGCGGCCTACCTGCCCCTGGCGCCGTCACATCCCCAGGCATGGCGCGAGGACATCGTCCGCAGGGTCGGCGCGGCGCTCGTGGTGGGCGCGCCCGCGAGCCAGGTGCCGGGAGTGCCCTTCCTGGAGTCGGGGGCCGACGTGGGCGAGGGGCGCGTGGAGGACACGGCGCTCGTTCCCGAGGACCTCGCCTACATCATCTGCACCTCGGGTTCGACGGGCGAGCCCAAGCTGGTGATGACCGAGCATCGCGGCGTCGCCAACCTCGTGCATGCGCAGCGGGACTTCCTGGGCGCGTTGGGGCCGGACACCCGGGTGCTGCAGTTCTTCCACCCGTCGTTCGATGCCTCGCTGTTCGACCTGCTGATGGCGCTGCCCAACGGAGGCCGACTGGAGACGCTGGATGCATCGCCGCTCTCCGGCGCGCCGCTGGCCCAGGTGCTGGTGGACCGGCGCATCACCCACGCGGTGCTGCCCGCAACGGTCCTTCGCACGCTGCAGCCGGGCGGCTTCTCCGACCTCCAGGTGGTGATGAGCACCGGGGACGTGTGCCTCCCGGAGACGGCCCGGCAGTGGTGCGCGCACCACCGCTTCGTCAACGGCTACGGCCCGACGGAGGTCACGGTGGCCAGCACGCTCCATGCGGTGCAAGCCGTGGAGGCGGAGCGCGTGCCCATCGGCCGCCCCCTCTCCAACGACCACGTGGTCATCCTCGATGAGCACCTGCGCCTCGTGCCCGATGGGGTGGCGGGTGAGCTGTGCATCGGCGGGGAGGGGGTGGGGCGCGGGTATCTGGGGCGGCCCGAGCTGACGGCCGAGCGGTTCATCCCGGATGCGTTCGGTCCGGTGCCGGGAGGGCGGCTGTACCGCAGCGGCGATTGGGGCCGGTGGTTGCCGGACGGCACGCTGGAGTTCCTGGGCCGGCGCGACGACCAGGTGAAGGTTCGCGGCGCGCGCATCGAGCTGGGCCAGGTGGAGGCGGCGCTGGCCGCGCTGCCGGACGTGCGTGACGCGGTCGCCCTCATCGACGACACGCGGGAGCGCCTGCTGGGCTACGTGATGCCCGTCCCCGGAGCGTCGCTGTCCGGCGACGCGGTGCGCGCGGAGCTTCGACGCCGGCTGCCCGGCTACCTGGTGCCGGATGTCGTGGTCGTGGTGGAGGCCTGGCCGCTGAACACCAGCGGCAAGGTGGACCGGGCGCGGCTGCCTCGGCCCCCTCGCGAGGAGCGGACGGACTACGTGCCGCCGGAGTCGCCCGGTGAAGTGGCGCTGGCGACCATCGCCGCGGCGCTGCTCGGGATGGAGCGGGTGGGACGCGATGACAACCTGTTCGAGCTGGGAGGGCACTCGCTGTTCGCCACCCAGCTCGTGGCCCGGGTGCGCCGCGTGCTGGGCGCGCAGCTGGAGTTGAGCGAGGTGCTCCAGACGCCCACGGTGGCCCGCCTCGCGGCGCGCTTGCAGGGAGCGCGGGGTGGGGTGGACCTGGGCCCTCGACGTGGCGCCGCGGGAATGGCGCTCACGCCGTCGTTCGGCCAGGAGCGGGTGTGGCTGATGCACAAGCTCAACCCGGATGCGCGGGCCTATCACACGCAGGCGGTGTTCCGTCTCGAGGGCGCGCTGGACCTCGCCGCGCTGCAAGCGAGCCTCACCGACATCGTGCGTCGCCACGACGTGATGCGCTCGCGCTTCCCCGAGGTGGATGGCGAGCTGCGGTGTGAGCTGGAGGCCCCGTGGGAGGTGGAGCTCCCCCTCCAGGACCTCAGCGGCGTGGACGAAGCGCTGTTGGACAACCGCGTGGCGGAGGCGGTCAGGGACGCGGTGCAGGCTCCGTTCGCGCTCGCCGAGGGCCGGCCCTTCCGCTGGCGACTGCTGCGACTGAGTGCACGGGAGCACCTGTTCGTGCACGTCGAGCACCACATCGTGCACGACGGCTGGTCCTTCAACGTCTTCGTGCGAGAGCTGCTCAACGGCTACGCCGAGCACGTCCGCCATGGCCAGGTGCGGCGCCCGGCGCTGGCGGTGCAGTACTCCGATTACGCGCGCTGGCAGCGCGAGTGGGTGGGGACCGAGGCCGCCGAGGCGCAGCGCCGCTTCTGGCGTCAGGAGTTGGAGGGCGCACAGACGCTGCTCCAGCTCCCCCGCCGCGTGGCTCCGCATGGAAGACGGTTTCGTGGGGTGGCGCCCCGGGTGGAGCTGGACGGTGAACTCGCGCGTCGCCTCCAGGCCCTGGCGGACCGCAACAACACGTCCCTCTTCACCACGCTCCTCTGCGCGTTCTTCGTCCTGTTGCACCGGTACACCGGCTCCCAGGATGTGCTCGTCGGCTCCTCGGTCGCCAACCGGCGCTGGCAGGACACCGAGGGCATGCTGGGCATGTTCATCAACACCGTCGTCCTGCGGGGCCGGCTGGAGGGGGACCCCTCGTTCGAGGCGTTCCTGGCGCGGATGCGGCGCACCACGCTGGAGGTCTATGACCACCAGGAGCTGCCCTACGAGCAGATCTTCGCGCAGTCGCCCGCGCGGCATCAGGGGGGCTTCAATCCGTTGATACAGACGATGTTCAACTTCCACGACTCGTCGCTGGGCACGCTCGAGGCGTCACCGCTCGACGTCTCCTTCGTGGAGGGGCTGGGCAACGGCTCGGCCAAGTTCGAGCTGTCCGTCGTCGCGGTGCCGCTCTACGCCGAGCCGGGGCACATCCAACGGCTGGCAGGGGACGTGGTGAGCATCCCGCGCTCGGAGGCCCCCGTGCGCTCCAGTCCTCGCGCTTGCCTGAGCGGCATCCTGCTCTCGTGGGAGTTCGACTCCGACCTCTTCGAGGACTTCTTCATCACCGGCATGCTGTCCGCGTATCAGCAGGTATTGCGCTCCATCGTCGACGCGCCGGACACCCGCGTGTCCAGGCTGTCGCTGCTGAGCGACGCGGACCGGCGCGCGCTCGTCAGCGTGGGGGCTCGCCAGGAGGCTCCGTCGTATCGGGTGCACGACGTGTTCGCCCAGTGGGCCCGACACGCGCCCGACGCTCCCGCGGTGAGGTCCGGCGACCACGTGCTGACCTATGCCGGGCTGGCGCGCCGGGCGGAGCACCTGGCGCACCACCTGCGCGACCTGGGCGTCGGCCAGGAGGCGCTCGTGGCGGTGTGCATCCCCCGCTCGGAAGAGCTGGTCGTGGCCCAGCTGGGAGTCCTCATGGCGGGGGCGGCCTTCCTGTCGCTGGACCCAGGTGCTCCCGCGGCCTGGCTGGAGCCGCTCATGCAGGAGGCTGGGGCCCGCGCCCTCGTCACCACGGCGGCGTTGGAGGGGCGACTCGAGGGGCTGCCCACCGTCGTGCTGGGAGCGCTGCCGCCAGCGTCGTCCGGGCGGCTGCCGGAGGGGAGTCCATCGGACCTCGCCTACGTGCTCTACACGTCCGGGTCGACGGGCAGGGCCAAGGGCGTTCAAATCGAGCATCACTCGGTCGTGTCACTGCTGCACCGGACAGCCCTGGCCGAGGACCTGGGCCCCGGCAAGACGATGCTGGCGATGGCCTCGGTGACCTTCGACATCTCGGTGCTGGAGGTCTGGGGCGCGCTGCTCAACGGCGCGGCTGTCCACTTCCTCCCGGCGGGCTGGGACGTGCCGGGGCTGGCGCGCTGTCTCGTTGAGCAGCGCATCACGCATGCGGTGATTGCGCCCGTGGTGCTGCCCCGGCTGGCGGCCGACGCACCGGAGGCCTTCGCGGCCCTGGACCGCGTGGTGGTGGGCGGGGATGTGTTCCCCGTGGAGGCGTTCCGCGCGCTCCAGCGCGAGGGCTTCACGAAGGTCACGAACGGCTACGGCCCCACGGAGGCCACCGTCATGGTCAGCGGGCACAGGCTGGACGACGGGGTCGACGCCGAAGCCACCCACGTGCCCATCGGGCGACCGCTGTTCAACACGGACCTGGTGGTGCTCGACGCGCACGGGCAGGTGGCTCCGCCGGGCGCGGTGGGGGAGCTCTGCATCGGTGGGGCCGGTGTCGCGAGAGGCTACCGCGACCAGCCGGGCCTCACCGCCGAGCGATTCGTCCCGGACCCCTTCGGCACACAGCCGGGGGCGCGGCTCTATCGCAGTGGGGACCTGGCCCGGTGGTTGCCAGGAGGCGTCATCGAGTTCCTGGGCCGCCGTGATGAGCAGGTGAAGGTCCGGGGTGTCCGGGTGGAGCTGGCCGAGGTGCGTGCCGCCTTGTCCGCGCATCCCGGCGTGGTGGATGCGCTCGCGCGGGTCGACTCGCGTGGCGGGGAGGCTCGCCTCGTGGGCTATGTCGTGGCACGGGGCGCGGGCGCGGTGTCGGCGCAGGCGGTGCGCGAGGACCTGGCGCGCAGGGTGCCGGCGCATCTGGTGCCGTCGGAGGTCATCGTCCTGGAGTCCTGGCCGCTGACCGCGAACGGGAAGGTGGATGCTTCGCGGCTGCCCACGACGGACCGGCGCCCAGACGCGCCCTACACGGCGCCGAGGACGGAGACCGAGGTCCGCGTCGCGGCGGTGGTCTCCGAGCTTCTGGGCGTGAGTCGGGTGGATGTGCACGAGAGCCTGCTCGCGCTCGGCATGCATTCATTGCAGGCGATGCGGCTTGCCTCGCGGTTGAGCCGGATGGTGGGGCGGGAGGTCGGGCTCGCCACGATTCTCACCGGGCCGACCCTCGCGCAGCTCGCCCATGCGCTCGCAGAGGCCCCGGTCGCGAAGCCCACCATCAAGAGGTTGCCTCGCGGATGA